The proteins below come from a single Cylindrospermopsis raciborskii Cr2010 genomic window:
- a CDS encoding reverse transcriptase N-terminal domain-containing protein, protein MSKAQNNLRMEWKNNGPVPGEIESDVNWQEIPWKKLERHVFKLQKRIYKASQRGDVKTVHKLQKLLIKSWSARCIAVKGVFPQDQGAKSFSPEQKLVLARELSVIAKSLLVRKNLSLVVFTIYNQALTLLISMAMSPEWDAKLNLGLHEANSDISCYDAIRSIRREVVKKPKYVLVGELEESFQGVNPEYFLKQLNTFPLLGKQIKLWLKLGFLNHPHSLCSLLLGAALGELQRRINWVGLIADTTSFGCDVIPHFVKHKGRFVLVHQELEVIILCQNIITQWLSEVGLQLKAGGSRVSHSLYDYQGNVGCNFLGFYIRQFVTHDKLSQNSDSGSNHYNTSYSTLISISKESLEHHTKSLGAIIDQHRSAKQSVLISKLNPLIESWTKYYSPLISDRIFSKVDFELQSKLRAWSRRRHNQKGKRWISKKYWSMGESWRFCHQNSGGKTYELMKHQHIHQDLKLRRSGSTQNIHPQAKAVKDGMLGRQDKSHPIEEPCELKNSCTVLKTSQEGDLLA, encoded by the coding sequence ATGTCCAAGGCCCAAAATAACTTGCGGATGGAATGGAAAAACAATGGACCAGTTCCTGGGGAAATTGAGTCAGATGTAAACTGGCAAGAAATTCCTTGGAAAAAACTGGAACGTCATGTTTTTAAGCTGCAAAAGAGAATATACAAAGCCTCGCAGCGTGGGGATGTCAAAACGGTTCATAAGCTCCAGAAGCTGTTAATTAAATCTTGGTCAGCAAGATGTATTGCGGTGAAGGGGGTATTTCCCCAGGACCAGGGTGCTAAATCTTTCTCTCCTGAACAAAAACTGGTTTTGGCTAGGGAACTCTCTGTTATTGCCAAATCACTACTGGTCAGGAAAAATCTTTCTTTGGTTGTGTTTACTATATACAACCAGGCTCTGACTTTGCTTATTAGTATGGCGATGAGTCCAGAATGGGATGCAAAGTTAAATTTGGGTTTACACGAGGCTAATTCTGATATTTCTTGTTATGATGCTATTAGGTCTATTCGCAGGGAAGTGGTAAAAAAACCTAAGTATGTTTTAGTTGGTGAGTTGGAAGAAAGTTTCCAGGGGGTTAACCCTGAATATTTCCTCAAGCAGCTTAATACTTTTCCATTACTGGGGAAACAAATCAAATTATGGTTGAAGTTGGGTTTTCTCAATCACCCACATTCCCTATGTTCCCTTTTATTGGGTGCAGCTTTAGGGGAATTGCAACGGAGGATTAATTGGGTTGGTCTAATAGCTGATACTACTAGTTTTGGCTGTGATGTAATTCCTCACTTTGTTAAGCACAAAGGTAGATTCGTGCTGGTACATCAGGAATTGGAAGTGATTATTCTGTGTCAGAATATTATTACCCAATGGCTATCAGAAGTGGGTTTACAGCTGAAAGCGGGAGGAAGCAGGGTCTCCCACAGTCTCTATGATTATCAGGGAAATGTGGGTTGTAACTTTTTGGGGTTTTATATTAGACAGTTTGTCACCCATGACAAATTATCCCAAAACTCTGATTCAGGGTCAAACCATTATAACACCAGCTATAGCACTTTGATTTCTATTAGTAAAGAAAGCCTAGAACACCATACTAAGTCCCTGGGAGCAATTATTGACCAGCACCGATCCGCTAAACAATCAGTGCTGATTAGTAAGCTGAATCCCTTAATTGAAAGCTGGACAAAATACTACTCTCCCCTAATAAGCGATCGCATTTTTAGCAAGGTAGATTTTGAGTTACAATCTAAATTAAGAGCTTGGTCACGACGACGACACAACCAAAAAGGTAAGAGATGGATTAGTAAAAAATACTGGTCAATGGGAGAGAGTTGGAGATTTTGTCACCAGAACTCGGGGGGTAAAACCTACGAACTGATGAAGCACCAACATATCCACCAAGATTTGAAATTAAGAAGATCTGGAAGCACACAGAATATTCATCCCCAGGCAAAAGCTGTTAAAGACGGTATGCTAGGTAGACAAGACAAGTCCCACCCCATTGAGGAGCCGTGTGAATTGAAAAATTCATGCACGGTTCTGAAGACGAGTCAAGAGGGTGACCTTTTGGCTTAG
- a CDS encoding type IV pilin protein: MKTKLQVKLLQYILIRDKTAQGFTLLELLVVIVIIGILSAIALPSFFTQANKAKESEAKTYVSSFNKAQTLYRLENTGFATTLNQLSITVPASTDFYNYTIGGSGTITNLTASTKDPNSLKGFSGGVTILSGSGQTQSVACQTEQVQQVHPVVVPILDSTQAKCDDTKNMTAMK; the protein is encoded by the coding sequence ATGAAAACTAAACTCCAGGTTAAACTACTCCAGTATATCCTGATTAGGGACAAAACAGCTCAAGGTTTTACTCTGCTAGAACTACTAGTGGTTATTGTCATTATTGGTATACTGTCCGCGATCGCCTTGCCCTCTTTTTTTACCCAAGCCAACAAAGCTAAGGAATCAGAGGCTAAAACCTATGTCAGTTCCTTTAATAAAGCTCAAACCCTATACAGGCTAGAAAATACCGGGTTTGCTACCACTCTTAATCAGTTATCAATTACCGTTCCCGCATCCACAGATTTTTACAACTACACGATTGGAGGGAGTGGTACTATTACCAACCTTACAGCAAGTACTAAAGACCCTAACTCCCTCAAAGGGTTTAGTGGTGGAGTAACCATATTGTCAGGAAGCGGACAAACCCAGTCTGTTGCCTGTCAAACTGAACAAGTGCAGCAAGTTCACCCTGTTGTTGTTCCCATTCTGGATTCTACCCAAGCCAAATGCGATGACACAAAAAATATGACCGCCATGAAATAA
- a CDS encoding DUF4327 family protein produces MTQQVIHHMVKLQRNVQSLVESNIIKPSDSIWKIAFLYADEWKYWKQELLDFGFSMQDPIGDLLAVETWDED; encoded by the coding sequence ATGACTCAACAAGTGATTCACCACATGGTGAAATTGCAGCGTAATGTTCAATCATTAGTAGAATCGAATATTATCAAGCCCAGCGACAGTATATGGAAGATTGCCTTTCTATATGCTGACGAATGGAAATATTGGAAACAAGAGCTACTAGACTTTGGTTTTAGTATGCAAGATCCCATCGGGGATCTATTAGCAGTAGAAACCTGGGACGAAGATTAA